The window CAAACCAGAACTAACCAAAAATATCTTTCACCAGCAGCAGCAGGAGGCATGCCTACGACAGCACCACAAGCTACATTCAGATGTGTCTGCCAGCCAGTAAATGCTCACGCCGTCTGGTATACGCAGGATCTAAAACAAGATTAAAGAGAAATCAATTAGCAATATGCTGCTTTTGAGAGAAACAAACATCCAAAATTAAGAATTCATCATGCAACAGATTATGCTTTCTTTTTGGTATGTGGAGAGTTATGGAGGGAAGGGAGGGCGCACCATTGCTGGACCTTCCTGAACTCTGTAAGGACAGGGTATATGTTTTCAAAGGCCTTGTATGTGTCATCCCTCACCTATGAGGTCAAATTAAACAAAACGTTAGCAGATCGTCCAAACACAAAAGCACGAGTTATTAAAATTAGATAGAACAACAAATCACCTTTGCACCCGTAATAACAATTTTCCCTGACACAAATATAAGAAGAACAATCTTCGGCTGCTTCATTCGATATATCAGCCCCGGGAAAAGCTCTGGCTCATACTGCACCCAAATAACACAAGATAATACTAGTTCTTCCTGAGACCACTACGAAGCATACACTTCCAGCCACTACGACGTTTTCATAAGTCaattaaaaacaaaagcaaGAGGACATATTCCATACAAGGCCTTACTTTGTACACCAAACTAAAGCATCAGAACTGCTGAATTTTGGTAGCACTCATACCCTAAGTAAAACTATAATCTAAATGAGCTATATTTTAGCCTGCAACAATCTGTTTGACCCCATATGATTCATGTACTGAGCATATACATTGTCTTATTGATACAAAGTAAGTTTTCAGTCTACAACTATTGGGTCTATACGGTCCTTGTACTGGTCCAATGTATGTGGGTTCATTGTATTGGTTAAATGAATGTGAGTCCATTGTAGGTCTGGAGTCGTGAAGAAAGCAATACACCCAGTTTCAGCAAACTTTCTATGAAATTCGCTTTGCGTTttaaatatttacaatagtgtTTTAAGCAATGCACTCCTAGTTTCATAAAACTTTCTTCGGAGGCATGCAAAATACGTGGATCTCATTGATTATAACccttaaaatgaaaaataccCACATAAGAAGATAACTTGATTGTAAAAACATTGGCATCAAATCATAAAGGAAATCTAAAATCAATAGacaaaaattatgaaacaaaaacaaaaaacatgaagaaaaaaaaaccctataAATCATATCGAATCATATTAGTGTTATGAAATGCTAAAGCCTGGGACAGATGGTTCTCACTTACACTTGAAAAGGCACCATGGGAGTATGCAAGACCCTCAAGTCTTATCGGGAATTTAACATCACAGGAGCCAACAATATTTTGAATCTTGAAATCCTGATGCTCAGACAAGCATGTATTAAAAgaagtaattaaaaaatataatatactcTTAAAAGGTTGAacacatgagagagagagagagagagagagagagagagagaccttgaACTTAGCATTAAACCCAAGCTTCTGGATGATTCGGGCATACTGGGAACCAAAAATATCAAATCAGATAAAAGAACTCTGACACTATTCCTTGCAACCTAATAAGATTCACTCTTCTAACTAAATGAAAAgataaattatgaaaaaataacCATCGATTCTAAAACCACTTCCACTCCTGACCGCGACCAGTAACAAatgaaaaaatatttaaagttGCAATACTTAAGACTGATGCTCCATGCtccaaagcatgggtaaaagtCCACTGTCACTCTACTCCAGACTTAAAATGCCTAAAATCAGGTCAAAACTTACGAAAACTCGCATATATCACTATGTTTTTTGCTATGTTAATACCAATCTGTAAGCATTCAACAGATACCTTCCTCGCTGCCAGTTTTGATTGCTGTTCACTTTTTGCACCGGTGCATACCTGAAGTAccataaagattaaaatttaaatctaTTAACCAGAT is drawn from Malus domestica chromosome 14, GDT2T_hap1 and contains these coding sequences:
- the LOC103453871 gene encoding TATA-box-binding protein 1 isoform X1; amino-acid sequence: MGDQGGLEESQPVDLSIHPSGIVPTLQNIVSTVNLDCKLDLKQIALQARNAEYNPKRFAAVIMRIREPKTTALIFASGKMVCTGAKSEQQSKLAARKVSVECLQIGINIAKNIVIYYARIIQKLGFNAKFKDFKIQNIVGSCDVKFPIRLEGLAYSHGAFSSYEPELFPGLIYRMKQPKIVLLIFVSGKIVITGAKVRDDTYKAFENIYPVLTEFRKVQQ
- the LOC103453871 gene encoding TATA-box-binding protein 1 isoform X2 — translated: MGDQGGLEESQPVDLSIHPSGIVPTLQNIVSTVNLDCKLDLKQIALQARNAEYNPKRFAAVIMRIREPKTTALIFASGKMVCTGAKSEQQSKLAARKYARIIQKLGFNAKFKDFKIQNIVGSCDVKFPIRLEGLAYSHGAFSSYEPELFPGLIYRMKQPKIVLLIFVSGKIVITGAKVRDDTYKAFENIYPVLTEFRKVQQ